The proteins below are encoded in one region of Phaseolus vulgaris cultivar G19833 chromosome 1, P. vulgaris v2.0, whole genome shotgun sequence:
- the LOC137814466 gene encoding RNA polymerase sigma factor sigF, chloroplastic-like isoform X4, whose translation MFSSSPPFPSSSSPSVMMLHEQAAPAVASWSSSSTARHFPTSVLLQEQREEYRPLLHVNNKEATLNTRQMDMTSVQEKSNTGNPDPLVHDFVHQLHLRSHLQNLLTCYPTRGIAASLTLQPVDNDSERPADGLPRNAVSLAQQALSASKQAASSVEVDDDDVDPLSFGLASTSLGVDSLKRNKIVRSTRIIERRSKQRKTSKSKLLDEESFLERKSYVQRKLRLEKKLNEGFDQNDPLRMFLSDPESRQLLTREEESQLITQLQDLSRLEEVKIRLQSQIRREPTLAEWADVLGLSCCALQTQLHCANRSKEKLFHANMRMVVHIAKYYQGRGLNLQDLLQEGSTGLLKSIDKFKPGGGCRFGTYAYWWIRHSIRRAIFLHSRTIRVPENLYRLLGKVLEAKKSFIQEGNIHPSKEELARRVGITVDKLENLLFTSRNPISMQQSVWADQETTFQLLHSVECDGNDSAAEAKGRVLLWC comes from the exons ATGTTCTCTTCCTCTCCACCgtttccttcatcttcttcgcCTTCAG TTATGATGCTTCATGAACAAGCTGCTCCAGCAGTTGCATCCTGGTCTTCTAGTTCTACAGCTCGGCATTTTCCTACCTCTGTCCTCTTACAAGAACAGCGTGAGGAGTATAGGCCCCTACTGCACGTGAATAATAAGGag GCAACATTAAATACAAGGCAGATGGATATGACCTCAGTTCAAGAAAAAAGTAACACAGGCAATCCTGATCCGTTAGTGCATGATTTTGTTCACCAGTTGCATCTCCGTTCTCATTTACAGAACTT ATTGACTTGTTATCCAACTAGAGGAATTGCTGCTTCTTTGACTCTTCAGCCTGTTGATAATGATTCAGAGAGGCCTGCAGATGGTCTGCCAAGAAATGCGGTTTCTCTTGCTCAGCAAGCTTTGTCAGCCTCAAAGCAAGCAGCCTCATCAGTTGAAGTTGATGACGATGATGTTGATCCACTTTCTTTTGG TTTGGCCTCCACAAGTTTGGGTGTCGATTCACTAAAAAGGAATAAAATTGTGAGGTCAACACGGATTATAGAAAGACGATCTAAACAGAGAAAAACATCAAAGTCAAAGCTTCTTGATGAAGAAAGTTTCCTTGAAAGAAAATCTTATGTACAGAGAAAGTTACGTttagaaaagaaattaaatgaaGGATTTGATCAAAACGACCCCCTGCGCATGTTCTTGTCGGATCCTGAATCAAGGCAACTTTTGACCCGTGAAGAAGAGTCTCAATTGATTACTCAGCTTCAG GATTTATCAAGATTGGAAGAAGTAAAGATCAGGCTTCAATCTCAGATAAGGCGGGAACCAACTTTAGCTGAATGGGCTGATGTATTGGGCCTTAGTTGTTGTGCCCTGCAGACACAACTTCATTGTGCTAACAGAAGCAAAGAAAAACTGTTTCATGCCAATATGCGCATGGTAGTTCACATTGCTAAATATTATCAGGGACGTGGTCTCAACCTTCAGGACTTATTACAG GAGGGAAGTACGGGTCTTTTGAAGAGCATTGACAAGTTTAAACCTGGAGGTGGTTGCCGGTTTGGTACTTACGCATACTGGTGGATAAGGCATTCAATAAGGAGGGCAATATTTCTACATTCCAGGACAATCCGTGTGCCG GAGAATTTATATAGACTTTTGGGCAAGGTCCTAGAAGCAAAGAAATCATTCATTCAGGAGGGAAACATTCACCCATCCAAAGAAGAATTAGCAAGAAGGGTGGGAATTACAGTAGACAAGTTGGAAAATTTACTATTTACTTCAAGAAATCCAATTTCCATGCAGCAAAGTGTGTGGGCGGACCAAGAGACAACTTTCCAG TTATTGCATTCTGTTGAGTGTGATGGAAATGACTCAGCAGCAGAAGCTAAAGGAAGGGTTTTATTGTGGTGCTAA
- the LOC137814466 gene encoding RNA polymerase sigma factor sigF, chloroplastic-like isoform X2, with product MFSSSPPFPSSSSPSVMMLHEQAAPAVASWSSSSTARHFPTSVLLQEQREEYRPLLHVNNKEATLNTRQMDMTSVQEKSNTGNPDPLVHDFVHQLHLRSHLQNLLTCYPTRGIAASLTLQPVDNDSERPADGLPRNAVSLAQQALSASKQAASSVEVDDDDVDPLSFGLASTSLGVDSLKRNKIVRSTRIIERRSKQRKTSKSKLLDEESFLERKSYVQRKLRLEKKLNEGFDQNDPLRMFLSDPESRQLLTREEESQLITQLQDLSRLEEVKIRLQSQIRREPTLAEWADVLGLSCCALQTQLHCANRSKEKLFHANMRMVVHIAKYYQGRGLNLQDLLQEGSTGLLKSIDKFKPGGGCRFGTYAYWWIRHSIRRAIFLHSRTIRVPENLYRLLGKVLEAKKSFIQEGNIHPSKEELARRVGITVDKLENLLFTSRNPISMQQSVWADQETTFQEITADSAIEIPDVCVSKQLMRRHVHNLLNMLSPKEKSILRLRFGIEDGKEKTLSDIGKVFGLTKERVRQLESRALSKLKDCLESQGLDSYIDLLI from the exons ATGTTCTCTTCCTCTCCACCgtttccttcatcttcttcgcCTTCAG TTATGATGCTTCATGAACAAGCTGCTCCAGCAGTTGCATCCTGGTCTTCTAGTTCTACAGCTCGGCATTTTCCTACCTCTGTCCTCTTACAAGAACAGCGTGAGGAGTATAGGCCCCTACTGCACGTGAATAATAAGGag GCAACATTAAATACAAGGCAGATGGATATGACCTCAGTTCAAGAAAAAAGTAACACAGGCAATCCTGATCCGTTAGTGCATGATTTTGTTCACCAGTTGCATCTCCGTTCTCATTTACAGAACTT ATTGACTTGTTATCCAACTAGAGGAATTGCTGCTTCTTTGACTCTTCAGCCTGTTGATAATGATTCAGAGAGGCCTGCAGATGGTCTGCCAAGAAATGCGGTTTCTCTTGCTCAGCAAGCTTTGTCAGCCTCAAAGCAAGCAGCCTCATCAGTTGAAGTTGATGACGATGATGTTGATCCACTTTCTTTTGG TTTGGCCTCCACAAGTTTGGGTGTCGATTCACTAAAAAGGAATAAAATTGTGAGGTCAACACGGATTATAGAAAGACGATCTAAACAGAGAAAAACATCAAAGTCAAAGCTTCTTGATGAAGAAAGTTTCCTTGAAAGAAAATCTTATGTACAGAGAAAGTTACGTttagaaaagaaattaaatgaaGGATTTGATCAAAACGACCCCCTGCGCATGTTCTTGTCGGATCCTGAATCAAGGCAACTTTTGACCCGTGAAGAAGAGTCTCAATTGATTACTCAGCTTCAG GATTTATCAAGATTGGAAGAAGTAAAGATCAGGCTTCAATCTCAGATAAGGCGGGAACCAACTTTAGCTGAATGGGCTGATGTATTGGGCCTTAGTTGTTGTGCCCTGCAGACACAACTTCATTGTGCTAACAGAAGCAAAGAAAAACTGTTTCATGCCAATATGCGCATGGTAGTTCACATTGCTAAATATTATCAGGGACGTGGTCTCAACCTTCAGGACTTATTACAG GAGGGAAGTACGGGTCTTTTGAAGAGCATTGACAAGTTTAAACCTGGAGGTGGTTGCCGGTTTGGTACTTACGCATACTGGTGGATAAGGCATTCAATAAGGAGGGCAATATTTCTACATTCCAGGACAATCCGTGTGCCG GAGAATTTATATAGACTTTTGGGCAAGGTCCTAGAAGCAAAGAAATCATTCATTCAGGAGGGAAACATTCACCCATCCAAAGAAGAATTAGCAAGAAGGGTGGGAATTACAGTAGACAAGTTGGAAAATTTACTATTTACTTCAAGAAATCCAATTTCCATGCAGCAAAGTGTGTGGGCGGACCAAGAGACAACTTTCCAG GAGATTACTGCAGACTCGGCAATTGAGATCCCAGATGTGTGTGTTTCAAAACAGCTAATGAGGAGGCATGTGCACAACCTCCTAAATATGTTAAGCCCTAAAGAAAAGAGCATACTCAGGCTAAGATTTGGTATTGAGGATGGCAAGGAAAAAACGTTGTCAGATATTGGCAAGGTGTTTGGTTTGACCAAGGAAAGGGTCCGACAGTTGGAGAGCCGAGCATTGTCCAAGCTCAAGGACTGTCTTGAAAGTCAAGGACTTGACTCATACATAGACTTGCTTATATAG
- the LOC137814466 gene encoding RNA polymerase sigma factor sigF, chloroplastic-like isoform X1 — MFSSSPPFPSSSSPSVMMLHEQAAPAVASWSSSSTARHFPTSVLLQEQREEYRPLLHVNNKEATLNTRQMDMTSVQEKSNTGNPDPLVHDFVHQLHLRSHLQNLLTCYPTRGIAASLTLQPVDNDSERPADGLPRNAVSLAQQALSASKQAASSVEVDDDDVDPLSFGMPFSLASTSLGVDSLKRNKIVRSTRIIERRSKQRKTSKSKLLDEESFLERKSYVQRKLRLEKKLNEGFDQNDPLRMFLSDPESRQLLTREEESQLITQLQDLSRLEEVKIRLQSQIRREPTLAEWADVLGLSCCALQTQLHCANRSKEKLFHANMRMVVHIAKYYQGRGLNLQDLLQEGSTGLLKSIDKFKPGGGCRFGTYAYWWIRHSIRRAIFLHSRTIRVPENLYRLLGKVLEAKKSFIQEGNIHPSKEELARRVGITVDKLENLLFTSRNPISMQQSVWADQETTFQEITADSAIEIPDVCVSKQLMRRHVHNLLNMLSPKEKSILRLRFGIEDGKEKTLSDIGKVFGLTKERVRQLESRALSKLKDCLESQGLDSYIDLLI, encoded by the exons ATGTTCTCTTCCTCTCCACCgtttccttcatcttcttcgcCTTCAG TTATGATGCTTCATGAACAAGCTGCTCCAGCAGTTGCATCCTGGTCTTCTAGTTCTACAGCTCGGCATTTTCCTACCTCTGTCCTCTTACAAGAACAGCGTGAGGAGTATAGGCCCCTACTGCACGTGAATAATAAGGag GCAACATTAAATACAAGGCAGATGGATATGACCTCAGTTCAAGAAAAAAGTAACACAGGCAATCCTGATCCGTTAGTGCATGATTTTGTTCACCAGTTGCATCTCCGTTCTCATTTACAGAACTT ATTGACTTGTTATCCAACTAGAGGAATTGCTGCTTCTTTGACTCTTCAGCCTGTTGATAATGATTCAGAGAGGCCTGCAGATGGTCTGCCAAGAAATGCGGTTTCTCTTGCTCAGCAAGCTTTGTCAGCCTCAAAGCAAGCAGCCTCATCAGTTGAAGTTGATGACGATGATGTTGATCCACTTTCTTTTGG TATGCCATTCAGTTTGGCCTCCACAAGTTTGGGTGTCGATTCACTAAAAAGGAATAAAATTGTGAGGTCAACACGGATTATAGAAAGACGATCTAAACAGAGAAAAACATCAAAGTCAAAGCTTCTTGATGAAGAAAGTTTCCTTGAAAGAAAATCTTATGTACAGAGAAAGTTACGTttagaaaagaaattaaatgaaGGATTTGATCAAAACGACCCCCTGCGCATGTTCTTGTCGGATCCTGAATCAAGGCAACTTTTGACCCGTGAAGAAGAGTCTCAATTGATTACTCAGCTTCAG GATTTATCAAGATTGGAAGAAGTAAAGATCAGGCTTCAATCTCAGATAAGGCGGGAACCAACTTTAGCTGAATGGGCTGATGTATTGGGCCTTAGTTGTTGTGCCCTGCAGACACAACTTCATTGTGCTAACAGAAGCAAAGAAAAACTGTTTCATGCCAATATGCGCATGGTAGTTCACATTGCTAAATATTATCAGGGACGTGGTCTCAACCTTCAGGACTTATTACAG GAGGGAAGTACGGGTCTTTTGAAGAGCATTGACAAGTTTAAACCTGGAGGTGGTTGCCGGTTTGGTACTTACGCATACTGGTGGATAAGGCATTCAATAAGGAGGGCAATATTTCTACATTCCAGGACAATCCGTGTGCCG GAGAATTTATATAGACTTTTGGGCAAGGTCCTAGAAGCAAAGAAATCATTCATTCAGGAGGGAAACATTCACCCATCCAAAGAAGAATTAGCAAGAAGGGTGGGAATTACAGTAGACAAGTTGGAAAATTTACTATTTACTTCAAGAAATCCAATTTCCATGCAGCAAAGTGTGTGGGCGGACCAAGAGACAACTTTCCAG GAGATTACTGCAGACTCGGCAATTGAGATCCCAGATGTGTGTGTTTCAAAACAGCTAATGAGGAGGCATGTGCACAACCTCCTAAATATGTTAAGCCCTAAAGAAAAGAGCATACTCAGGCTAAGATTTGGTATTGAGGATGGCAAGGAAAAAACGTTGTCAGATATTGGCAAGGTGTTTGGTTTGACCAAGGAAAGGGTCCGACAGTTGGAGAGCCGAGCATTGTCCAAGCTCAAGGACTGTCTTGAAAGTCAAGGACTTGACTCATACATAGACTTGCTTATATAG
- the LOC137814465 gene encoding small polypeptide DEVIL 16: MAVKESNTSQNIQLQQQQQQQQETCDPCKSFGQKCSHLVKKQRAKFYILRRCIAMLLCWHERGET, encoded by the coding sequence ATGGCAGTGAAGGAAAGCAACACAAGCCAAAATATTCAGctgcagcagcagcagcaacaacaacaaGAAACTTGTGACCCTTGCAAGTCTTTTGGCCAAAAGTGCAGTCACTTGGTCAAGAAGCAGCGTGCCAAATTCTACATTCTTCGCCGCTGCATCGCCATGCTTTTGTGTTGGCATGAGCGTGGTGAGACATAA
- the LOC137814466 gene encoding RNA polymerase sigma factor sigF, chloroplastic-like isoform X3: MFSSSPPFPSSSSPSVMMLHEQAAPAVASWSSSSTARHFPTSVLLQEQREEYRPLLHVNNKEATLNTRQMDMTSVQEKSNTGNPDPLVHDFVHQLHLRSHLQNLLTCYPTRGIAASLTLQPVDNDSERPADGLPRNAVSLAQQALSASKQAASSVEVDDDDVDPLSFGMPFSLASTSLGVDSLKRNKIVRSTRIIERRSKQRKTSKSKLLDEESFLERKSYVQRKLRLEKKLNEGFDQNDPLRMFLSDPESRQLLTREEESQLITQLQDLSRLEEVKIRLQSQIRREPTLAEWADVLGLSCCALQTQLHCANRSKEKLFHANMRMVVHIAKYYQGRGLNLQDLLQEGSTGLLKSIDKFKPGGGCRFGTYAYWWIRHSIRRAIFLHSRTIRVPENLYRLLGKVLEAKKSFIQEGNIHPSKEELARRVGITVDKLENLLFTSRNPISMQQSVWADQETTFQLLHSVECDGNDSAAEAKGRVLLWC, encoded by the exons ATGTTCTCTTCCTCTCCACCgtttccttcatcttcttcgcCTTCAG TTATGATGCTTCATGAACAAGCTGCTCCAGCAGTTGCATCCTGGTCTTCTAGTTCTACAGCTCGGCATTTTCCTACCTCTGTCCTCTTACAAGAACAGCGTGAGGAGTATAGGCCCCTACTGCACGTGAATAATAAGGag GCAACATTAAATACAAGGCAGATGGATATGACCTCAGTTCAAGAAAAAAGTAACACAGGCAATCCTGATCCGTTAGTGCATGATTTTGTTCACCAGTTGCATCTCCGTTCTCATTTACAGAACTT ATTGACTTGTTATCCAACTAGAGGAATTGCTGCTTCTTTGACTCTTCAGCCTGTTGATAATGATTCAGAGAGGCCTGCAGATGGTCTGCCAAGAAATGCGGTTTCTCTTGCTCAGCAAGCTTTGTCAGCCTCAAAGCAAGCAGCCTCATCAGTTGAAGTTGATGACGATGATGTTGATCCACTTTCTTTTGG TATGCCATTCAGTTTGGCCTCCACAAGTTTGGGTGTCGATTCACTAAAAAGGAATAAAATTGTGAGGTCAACACGGATTATAGAAAGACGATCTAAACAGAGAAAAACATCAAAGTCAAAGCTTCTTGATGAAGAAAGTTTCCTTGAAAGAAAATCTTATGTACAGAGAAAGTTACGTttagaaaagaaattaaatgaaGGATTTGATCAAAACGACCCCCTGCGCATGTTCTTGTCGGATCCTGAATCAAGGCAACTTTTGACCCGTGAAGAAGAGTCTCAATTGATTACTCAGCTTCAG GATTTATCAAGATTGGAAGAAGTAAAGATCAGGCTTCAATCTCAGATAAGGCGGGAACCAACTTTAGCTGAATGGGCTGATGTATTGGGCCTTAGTTGTTGTGCCCTGCAGACACAACTTCATTGTGCTAACAGAAGCAAAGAAAAACTGTTTCATGCCAATATGCGCATGGTAGTTCACATTGCTAAATATTATCAGGGACGTGGTCTCAACCTTCAGGACTTATTACAG GAGGGAAGTACGGGTCTTTTGAAGAGCATTGACAAGTTTAAACCTGGAGGTGGTTGCCGGTTTGGTACTTACGCATACTGGTGGATAAGGCATTCAATAAGGAGGGCAATATTTCTACATTCCAGGACAATCCGTGTGCCG GAGAATTTATATAGACTTTTGGGCAAGGTCCTAGAAGCAAAGAAATCATTCATTCAGGAGGGAAACATTCACCCATCCAAAGAAGAATTAGCAAGAAGGGTGGGAATTACAGTAGACAAGTTGGAAAATTTACTATTTACTTCAAGAAATCCAATTTCCATGCAGCAAAGTGTGTGGGCGGACCAAGAGACAACTTTCCAG TTATTGCATTCTGTTGAGTGTGATGGAAATGACTCAGCAGCAGAAGCTAAAGGAAGGGTTTTATTGTGGTGCTAA
- the LOC137814467 gene encoding OVARIAN TUMOR DOMAIN-containing deubiquitinating enzyme 12-like has translation MVLYEHSDVFQWGLNLLDGDPAYSPGYYGHIIQHDTGDIYNGHYFHSHYDNECNHVENDEIIARTLQEEFSQLEIAESSGYLQEGEQQFHVPETQPAYDWHNSSMMNYCSGDADHDYAQEGVGDGEPSSSCSSPCETEEYSLELTDNYPLDDEVGRRLSQMIPIPHVPKINGEIPSIDEATSDHQRLLDRLQLYDFVEHKVQGDGNCQFRALSDQLYHAPDHHKFVRRQVVNQLKSNPEIYDGYVPMEYDDYLDKMSKNGEWGDHVTLQAAADSYGVRIFVMTSFKDTCCIEILPHFENPKGVIFLSFWAEVHYNSIYPQGDITSNESRKKKRWWSFGSKH, from the exons ATGGTTTTATATGAGCATTCAGATGTTTTTCAGTGGGGTCTTAATCTCCTTGATGGTGACCCTGCTTATAGTCCTGGATACTATGGCCACATAATTCAACATGATACTGGAGATATCTATAATGGACACTACTTCCATAGCCATTATGATAATGAATGTAACCATGTAGAGAATGATGAGATCATTGCCCGTACACTTCAAGAAGAGTTTTCACAGCTAGAGATTGCTGAATCTTCAGGATATTTACAGGAAGGTGAACAACAGTTCCATGTTCCTGAGACTCAGCCTGCATATGATTGGCATAACTCTTCAATGATGAACTACTGTTCAGGAG ATGCAGATCATGATTATGCCCAAGAAGGAGTTGGTGATGGAGAACCCTCTAGTTCATGTTCTAGTCCTTGTGAAACAGAGGAATATTCATTAGAGCTAACTGACAATTATCcacttgatgatgaagttgggAGGAGATTGAGTCAAATGATACCGATTCCT CATGTTCCAAAAATTAATGGTGAAATTCCTTCAATTGACGAAGCAACTTCAGATCATCAAAGGCTTCTGGATAG ATTGCAGTTATATGACTTTGTGGAGCACAAAGTACAAGGTGACGGTAATTGTCAG TTTCGAGCACTGTCTGATCAATTGTATCACGCACCTGATCACCACAAGTTTGTGAGACGACAAGTTGTGAATCAG CTTAAATCTAATCCAGAGATTTATGATGGATATGTTCCCATGGAATATGATGATTATTTGGACAAGATGTCTAA GAATGGCGAATGGGGTGATCATGTTACTCTCCAAGCAGCTGCAGATTCG TATGGTGTGAGAATATTTGTGATGACTTCTTTCAAGGACACCTGTTGCATAGAGATACTTCCTCATTTTGAGAACCCAAAAGGAG TGATTTTCCTGAGTTTCTGGGCAGAGGTACACTACAACTCGATTTATCCCCAAGGAg ATATAACATCAAATGAGTCTAGAAAGAAGAAAAGGTGGTGGAGCTTTGGCAGCAAGCATTAG